The Halarchaeum grantii genome includes a window with the following:
- a CDS encoding DUF7511 domain-containing protein — MSANSTAGDAAHTTVPAPDYALDAVTVTQERGPDRCTVYPTDADEETRLTTWLSLDADATCDLATMR, encoded by the coding sequence ATGTCCGCAAACTCCACCGCCGGCGACGCGGCGCACACGACCGTCCCCGCCCCCGACTACGCCCTCGACGCCGTCACCGTCACGCAGGAACGCGGGCCGGACCGCTGTACGGTCTACCCGACGGACGCCGACGAGGAGACCCGACTCACCACGTGGCTCTCGCTCGACGCGGACGCGACCTGCGACCTCGCGACGATGCGCTGA
- a CDS encoding AAA family ATPase yields the protein MLAIAGGKGGVGKTTTALGLATAYVRRRRRPLVVDADRGMPNCHLYADTPGERGVADVAAGHPLADAVEPVRALPGVDLLAGGDAAPGSYLDRLPRGRPLIVDTAAGAGADVGAALVAADAVVVVTTPDEEAVVDALKSAALARALGTPVVAGVVVGTRDDTDGIATALDAPVTAVPRSRAPLRNTSVAAAYDNLATATGPNP from the coding sequence ATGCTTGCCATCGCGGGCGGGAAGGGCGGGGTGGGGAAGACGACGACGGCGCTCGGCCTCGCCACCGCCTACGTCCGCAGACGGCGCCGACCCCTCGTTGTCGACGCCGACCGCGGGATGCCGAACTGCCACCTCTACGCGGACACCCCCGGCGAGCGCGGCGTCGCGGACGTCGCGGCCGGCCACCCCCTCGCGGACGCCGTCGAACCCGTACGCGCGCTCCCGGGCGTCGACCTCCTCGCCGGCGGCGACGCCGCCCCCGGGAGCTACCTCGATAGGCTCCCGCGCGGGCGCCCGCTCATCGTCGACACCGCCGCAGGCGCGGGTGCGGACGTCGGTGCGGCGCTCGTCGCCGCCGACGCCGTCGTCGTCGTCACCACGCCCGACGAGGAAGCCGTCGTGGACGCCCTGAAGAGCGCGGCGCTCGCCCGCGCGCTCGGGACGCCGGTCGTCGCCGGTGTCGTCGTCGGCACCCGTGACGACACCGACGGCATCGCGACGGCGCTCGACGCGCCCGTCACGGCCGTCCCGCGCTCGCGTGCGCCACTCCGTAACACGAGCGTTGCGGCCGCATACGACAACCTCGCGACAGCAACGGGGCCGAATCCTTAA
- a CDS encoding RNase P subunit p30 family protein: MYEAVTATPAGESTVGRFAATADRQGFDGVVVRDAADADPGFDAAAVREEFGVDAVDAVELAGDDPTVLSGALADARREHTLLLVRGGTAKLNRFAAEEERVDVLTKPMAGRGDVNHVIVRAAAEHGVRLEFDLGPVLRESGGPRVQALRGLRKLRELVEQYDAPYVVTASPASHLELRAPRELRAVGETIGFDAEQIEAGLAEWGELAARNRHRRSGEFIAPGLERGRYEEGRRRTR; encoded by the coding sequence ATGTACGAGGCGGTGACGGCGACGCCGGCGGGCGAGAGCACGGTGGGGCGGTTCGCGGCGACGGCCGACCGGCAGGGCTTCGACGGGGTCGTCGTCCGCGACGCCGCGGACGCCGACCCGGGATTCGACGCCGCCGCCGTCCGCGAGGAGTTCGGCGTCGACGCTGTCGACGCGGTGGAACTCGCCGGCGACGACCCGACGGTGTTGAGCGGCGCGCTCGCGGACGCGCGACGCGAGCACACGCTCCTGCTCGTGCGCGGCGGGACGGCGAAACTGAACCGCTTCGCGGCCGAGGAGGAGCGCGTCGACGTCCTCACGAAGCCGATGGCCGGACGGGGCGACGTGAACCACGTCATCGTGCGCGCGGCCGCCGAGCACGGCGTCCGCCTCGAGTTCGACCTCGGGCCGGTGCTCCGCGAGTCCGGCGGGCCGCGCGTGCAGGCGCTCCGTGGGCTCCGCAAGCTCCGCGAGCTCGTCGAGCAGTACGACGCGCCCTACGTCGTGACCGCGTCCCCGGCGTCGCACCTCGAACTCCGGGCGCCACGCGAGCTCCGCGCGGTCGGCGAAACCATCGGGTTCGACGCCGAGCAGATCGAGGCCGGCCTCGCGGAGTGGGGGGAACTCGCGGCGCGCAACCGACACCGGCGCTCCGGGGAGTTCATTGCGCCGGGGCTCGAACGCGGACGGTATGAAGAAGGACGTCGACGAACACGCTGA
- a CDS encoding methionine adenosyltransferase — MTERNIRVQPIERGAVEDEEVEIVERKGIGHPDSICDGVAEHVSEALAQAYLDRVGKVLHYNTDETQLVAGTAAPKFGGGEVVEPIYILVVGRATKHYVDESGEEYEIPVDSIALEAARDYLDETLPAIDLETDVIVDVKLGEGSGDLQDVFSEEERTVPEANDTSFGVGHAPLTETEELVLETERHLNGPYHDDNPALGQDVKVMGKREGDEIDLTVAAALVDAYVPDMDAYKAEIERIREYVSDLADEYTTRDVTVHVNTADDYEEGSVYLTVTGTSAEQGDDGSVGRGNRANGLITPNRSMSMEATSGKNPVNHIGKIYNLLSTQIADSVVDDVEGIRDLRVRLLSQIGRPIDEPHVADVHVVTAEGVTVSDIEADVRGIVDEELANVTDVTQRVIDGELTTF, encoded by the coding sequence ATGACCGAGCGGAACATCCGCGTCCAGCCGATCGAGCGCGGGGCCGTCGAAGACGAGGAAGTCGAGATCGTGGAGCGAAAGGGCATCGGCCACCCCGACTCCATCTGTGACGGCGTCGCCGAGCACGTCTCCGAGGCGCTCGCGCAGGCCTACCTCGACCGCGTCGGGAAGGTCCTCCACTACAACACCGACGAGACCCAACTCGTCGCCGGCACCGCCGCGCCGAAGTTCGGCGGCGGCGAGGTCGTCGAGCCTATCTACATCCTCGTCGTCGGGCGCGCCACCAAGCACTACGTCGACGAGTCGGGCGAGGAGTACGAGATCCCCGTCGACTCCATCGCGCTCGAGGCCGCGCGCGACTACCTCGACGAGACCCTGCCCGCCATCGACCTCGAGACGGACGTCATCGTCGACGTGAAACTCGGCGAGGGCTCCGGCGACCTCCAGGACGTCTTCAGCGAGGAGGAGCGGACCGTCCCCGAGGCCAACGACACCTCCTTCGGCGTCGGCCACGCGCCCCTCACCGAGACCGAGGAGCTCGTCCTCGAGACCGAACGCCACCTCAACGGCCCCTACCACGACGACAACCCCGCGCTCGGGCAGGACGTCAAGGTCATGGGTAAGCGCGAGGGCGACGAGATCGACCTCACCGTCGCCGCCGCGCTCGTCGACGCCTACGTCCCCGACATGGACGCGTACAAGGCCGAGATCGAGCGCATCCGCGAGTACGTCTCGGACCTCGCCGACGAGTACACGACGCGGGACGTCACCGTCCACGTCAACACCGCCGACGACTACGAGGAGGGCTCGGTCTACCTCACCGTCACCGGCACGAGCGCCGAGCAGGGCGACGACGGTTCGGTCGGTCGGGGGAACCGCGCGAACGGCCTCATCACGCCGAACCGCTCGATGAGCATGGAGGCGACGTCCGGGAAGAACCCCGTCAACCACATCGGGAAGATCTACAACCTCCTCTCCACGCAGATCGCGGACTCCGTCGTCGACGACGTCGAGGGCATCCGCGACCTCCGCGTGCGCCTCCTCAGCCAGATCGGCCGCCCCATCGACGAACCGCACGTCGCGGACGTCCACGTCGTCACCGCCGAGGGCGTCACAGTCTCCGACATCGAGGCGGACGTGCGAGGGATCGTGGACGAGGAGCTCGCGAACGTCACCGACGTCACCCAGCGCGTCATCGACGGCGAGCTCACCACCTTCTAG
- the cyaB gene encoding class IV adenylate cyclase: MYEVEVKVPADHGDVRDALESVGAAERRTVEQADTYYDAPHRDFAETDEALRVRRVSEAGAEDADARITYKGPKVDSESKAREEIETGVEDGADAGALFEALGFAPAATVRKTRTYYAYDGYTVVLDDVEGLGQFVEVERESEDVASAREGAFDVLRRLGLDPDEQIRTSYLGLLLE; this comes from the coding sequence ATGTACGAGGTCGAGGTGAAGGTGCCGGCGGACCACGGCGACGTCCGGGACGCCTTGGAGTCGGTCGGCGCGGCGGAGCGACGCACGGTCGAGCAGGCGGACACCTACTACGACGCCCCCCACCGCGACTTCGCGGAGACGGACGAGGCCCTGCGCGTCCGGCGCGTCAGCGAGGCTGGCGCCGAGGACGCCGACGCGCGAATCACCTACAAGGGCCCGAAGGTCGATAGCGAGTCGAAGGCCCGCGAGGAGATCGAGACCGGCGTCGAGGACGGCGCGGACGCGGGCGCGCTCTTCGAGGCGCTCGGGTTCGCGCCCGCCGCGACGGTGCGAAAGACCCGAACGTACTACGCCTACGACGGCTACACGGTCGTCCTCGACGACGTCGAGGGTCTCGGGCAGTTCGTCGAGGTAGAGCGCGAGAGCGAGGACGTGGCGTCCGCGCGCGAGGGCGCGTTCGACGTCCTCCGCCGCCTCGGCCTCGACCCGGACGAACAGATACGCACCTCCTACCTCGGCCTCCTCCTCGAATAA
- the psmA gene encoding archaeal proteasome endopeptidase complex subunit alpha — translation MQGQAQQQAYDRGITIFSPDGRLYQVEYAREAVKRGSASIGIRAKDGVVLVVDKRIRSPLMEETSVEKIHKADNHIGIASAGHVADARQLIDFARRDAQVNRVRYNEPIGVESLTKDITDHIQQYTQVGGARPFGVALLIGGIENGEPRLYETDPSGTPNEWKALAIGSGRDDIQQYLEDNFSTELALDEAVGIALSGLGQVHEEGLTPEGIGVATVDAETESFIELTNDEIEEYLESNDLLADEDEESDDAASDDESAE, via the coding sequence ATGCAAGGTCAAGCCCAACAGCAGGCGTACGACCGAGGTATCACTATCTTCTCGCCCGACGGCCGACTCTACCAGGTCGAGTACGCGCGTGAAGCCGTCAAGCGCGGCTCGGCCTCCATCGGCATCCGCGCGAAGGACGGCGTCGTGCTCGTCGTCGACAAGCGCATCCGCTCGCCCCTCATGGAGGAGACGAGCGTCGAGAAGATCCACAAGGCGGACAACCACATCGGCATCGCCTCCGCGGGCCACGTCGCGGACGCGCGCCAGCTCATCGACTTCGCGCGCCGCGACGCGCAGGTCAACCGCGTGCGCTACAACGAGCCGATCGGCGTCGAGAGCCTGACGAAGGACATCACCGACCACATCCAGCAGTACACGCAGGTCGGCGGTGCGCGTCCGTTCGGCGTCGCGCTCCTCATCGGCGGCATCGAGAACGGCGAACCCCGCCTCTACGAGACGGACCCCTCCGGCACGCCGAACGAGTGGAAGGCGCTCGCCATCGGCTCCGGGCGCGACGACATCCAGCAGTACCTCGAGGACAACTTCAGCACCGAGCTCGCGCTCGACGAGGCCGTCGGCATCGCGCTCTCCGGCCTCGGTCAGGTCCACGAGGAGGGTCTCACCCCCGAGGGTATCGGCGTCGCCACCGTCGACGCGGAGACCGAGTCCTTCATCGAACTCACGAACGACGAGATCGAGGAGTACCTCGAGTCCAACGACCTCCTCGCCGACGAGGACGAGGAGTCCGACGACGCGGCCTCCGACGACGAGTCCGCCGAATAG
- a CDS encoding Rpp14/Pop5 family protein — protein sequence MKHLPKHLRPRWRYLLVGIEAWPDADVSRRDFQRSVWFAAQNLHGDATSADADLRVLSYEFDDGQGEAVVRARREHVEEARAALACVDSVRDDPLGVHVRGVSGTVRAGEERYLGRAGQNSTEEDVVFRNATRRAVARDGLVDVECDGGFVGATRSDLE from the coding sequence ATGAAACACCTCCCGAAGCACCTGCGCCCGCGCTGGCGCTACCTCCTCGTCGGCATCGAGGCGTGGCCGGACGCGGACGTCTCCCGCCGGGACTTCCAGCGCAGCGTCTGGTTCGCCGCGCAGAACCTCCACGGCGACGCGACGAGCGCGGACGCCGACCTGCGCGTGCTCTCCTACGAGTTCGACGACGGGCAAGGCGAGGCCGTCGTGCGCGCGCGCCGCGAGCACGTCGAGGAGGCGCGCGCCGCGCTCGCGTGCGTCGACTCGGTGCGCGACGACCCCCTCGGCGTCCACGTGCGCGGCGTCTCGGGCACGGTACGTGCCGGTGAGGAAAGGTATTTAGGACGCGCGGGACAAAATTCGACAGAGGAAGACGTCGTGTTCAGGAACGCCACCCGGCGGGCCGTCGCCCGTGACGGTCTCGTCGACGTCGAGTGCGATGGTGGCTTCGTGGGCGCGACTCGCTCTGATTTGGAGTGA
- a CDS encoding tRNA sulfurtransferase → MHPPDADAVLVRHGDVGIKSDAVQARMEARLAENLEAQLDARDIAGSVETEYGRLVIHTDDVAAATDAAAETFGVVSASPATVVEPSLDAIRSALADAAREHYHGGTFGVDARRAGRHDFDSRDVGREGGQAVWEAVEDAFDPEVDLDDPDVTFSVEVRETRAFVFLEKRAGPGGMPLGTQRPLVALVSGGIDSPVAAWLAMKRGAPVVPVYLELGPYGGPDHEARAVETVGRLARWAPNVDLDVHRIPAGDALERLADAVTNTRMLSFRRFMYRAAERVAADVGAVSIVTGEAIGQKSSQTTANMAAVAGATDLPVHRPLLAWDKQEVVAKARDLGTYTDATMDVGCDRLAPDQPATAVSRERVVAAEPDALLEWAEDAADARETVPVDPGFDGRASEDDADDAEVSNAR, encoded by the coding sequence ATGCATCCGCCGGACGCCGACGCCGTGCTAGTTCGTCACGGCGACGTCGGCATCAAGAGCGACGCCGTGCAGGCGCGCATGGAGGCGCGCCTCGCGGAGAACCTCGAGGCGCAACTCGACGCGCGCGACATCGCGGGATCGGTGGAGACGGAGTACGGCCGCCTCGTGATACACACCGATGACGTGGCGGCGGCGACGGACGCGGCGGCCGAGACGTTCGGCGTCGTCTCCGCGAGTCCCGCGACCGTCGTCGAGCCGTCGCTGGACGCGATTCGGTCGGCGCTCGCGGACGCGGCGCGCGAGCACTACCACGGCGGGACGTTCGGCGTCGATGCGCGGCGCGCGGGACGCCACGACTTCGACAGCCGCGACGTCGGCCGCGAGGGCGGGCAGGCGGTCTGGGAGGCCGTCGAGGACGCCTTCGACCCCGAGGTCGACCTCGACGACCCGGACGTGACGTTCTCCGTCGAGGTGCGCGAGACGCGCGCGTTCGTCTTCCTCGAGAAACGCGCGGGGCCGGGCGGGATGCCGCTCGGCACCCAACGGCCGCTCGTCGCGCTCGTCTCCGGCGGCATCGACTCGCCGGTCGCGGCGTGGCTCGCGATGAAGCGCGGCGCGCCCGTCGTGCCCGTCTACCTCGAACTCGGGCCCTATGGGGGCCCCGACCACGAGGCGCGCGCCGTCGAGACGGTCGGCCGCCTCGCGCGGTGGGCGCCGAACGTCGACCTCGACGTCCACCGAATCCCGGCGGGCGACGCCCTCGAGCGCCTCGCCGATGCCGTGACGAACACCCGCATGCTCTCCTTCCGGCGCTTCATGTACCGGGCGGCCGAGCGCGTCGCCGCGGACGTCGGCGCGGTCAGCATCGTCACCGGCGAAGCCATCGGGCAGAAGTCGAGTCAGACGACCGCGAACATGGCGGCGGTCGCGGGGGCCACCGACCTCCCCGTCCACCGCCCGCTGCTCGCGTGGGACAAACAGGAGGTCGTCGCGAAGGCGCGCGACCTCGGGACGTACACGGACGCGACGATGGACGTCGGCTGCGACCGCCTCGCGCCCGACCAGCCCGCGACCGCCGTCTCGCGCGAGCGGGTCGTCGCCGCCGAACCGGACGCCCTCCTCGAGTGGGCCGAGGACGCCGCCGACGCCCGCGAAACCGTGCCGGTCGACCCGGGGTTCGACGGCCGGGCCAG
- a CDS encoding DUF1918 domain-containing protein, translated as MSFEEGDAVVLHDEHSEFDGETGEITQKVETMFGDANYTVAFDDGQEQGVPEDNLEEADEE; from the coding sequence ATGAGCTTCGAAGAAGGCGACGCCGTGGTTCTGCACGACGAGCACAGCGAGTTCGACGGCGAGACCGGTGAGATCACGCAGAAGGTCGAGACGATGTTCGGCGACGCGAACTACACGGTCGCGTTCGACGACGGGCAGGAGCAGGGCGTCCCCGAGGACAACCTCGAGGAAGCCGACGAGGAATAA
- a CDS encoding RAD55 family ATPase — MADRLPTGIDVLDRKLGGGIPSGSVLVYESPPASQGELLLHEIARPRETLYITTDRTEDAVADSFENTSVPVDPPDVRYLANDAPLDNARRLVRNTGEDETLVIDPVDALERTERARYETFLSELQNHMHNTGGVAVLHALRGSRVPELRDSTIHMADVVFRLETTVKGSDVENTLSVPKFRSGSALNETVKLNLGDRVTIDTSRDIA; from the coding sequence ATGGCGGACCGGCTCCCGACGGGAATCGACGTCCTCGACCGGAAGCTCGGCGGTGGCATTCCATCGGGGAGCGTCCTCGTCTACGAATCACCGCCGGCGAGCCAAGGCGAGCTACTGCTCCACGAAATCGCACGCCCCCGGGAGACGCTCTACATCACCACCGACCGCACCGAGGACGCCGTCGCGGACTCGTTCGAGAACACGAGCGTTCCCGTCGACCCCCCCGACGTCCGCTACCTCGCGAACGACGCGCCGCTCGACAACGCGCGGCGACTCGTCCGCAACACCGGCGAGGACGAGACGCTCGTCATCGACCCCGTGGACGCCCTCGAACGCACCGAGCGCGCGCGCTACGAGACCTTCCTCTCCGAGCTGCAAAACCACATGCACAACACCGGCGGCGTCGCCGTCCTCCACGCCCTTCGCGGCTCCCGCGTCCCCGAGCTCCGCGACTCGACCATCCACATGGCCGACGTCGTCTTCCGACTCGAAACGACGGTCAAGGGGAGCGACGTCGAGAACACGCTCTCCGTCCCCAAGTTCCGCAGCGGCAGCGCGCTCAACGAGACGGTGAAGCTCAACCTCGGTGACCGCGTCACCATCGACACCTCTCGCGACATCGCCTGA
- a CDS encoding FKBP-type peptidyl-prolyl cis-trans isomerase: MSDQQEAEAADESASEESEGLQAGDFIKLAYTARTVEGGDLVDTTDEEVAEEEGVDTDEQEFAPRTLVLGEGHIFEPVEEDIYGKEVGDTGTVVVPAADAFGEYDESEVRTVSADKIPEDDRYPGGHVDIDGQHGHVETIIGGRARVDFNHMLAGEDIEYKYEIVGEVEDRVEKAQGLLSMYFDAELDMHIETDEVEEEVQVESDEDEEPETETETVEKETLYIEQSPQLQFNQQWMMGKQQILQQIMDQIGVDRVIVQEIIDGSGMGGMMGGMGGMMGGAGGEDLGDIEDALEDADVDADEIVDELDEE, encoded by the coding sequence ATGAGCGACCAGCAAGAGGCCGAGGCGGCTGACGAATCTGCGTCCGAGGAGTCCGAAGGGCTTCAGGCGGGCGACTTCATCAAACTCGCGTACACCGCACGAACCGTCGAGGGCGGCGACCTCGTCGACACGACCGACGAGGAGGTCGCCGAGGAGGAGGGCGTCGACACCGACGAGCAGGAGTTCGCCCCGCGCACGCTCGTGCTCGGCGAGGGTCACATCTTCGAGCCCGTCGAGGAGGACATCTACGGCAAGGAAGTCGGCGACACCGGGACCGTCGTCGTCCCCGCCGCCGACGCCTTCGGCGAGTACGACGAGAGCGAGGTCCGAACCGTGAGCGCCGACAAGATCCCCGAGGACGACCGCTACCCCGGTGGCCACGTCGACATCGACGGCCAGCACGGCCACGTCGAGACCATCATCGGTGGGCGCGCGCGCGTCGACTTCAACCACATGCTCGCCGGTGAGGACATCGAGTACAAGTACGAAATCGTCGGCGAGGTCGAGGACCGCGTCGAGAAGGCCCAGGGCCTCCTCAGCATGTACTTCGACGCCGAGCTCGACATGCACATCGAGACGGACGAGGTCGAGGAAGAGGTGCAGGTCGAGTCCGACGAGGACGAAGAGCCCGAGACGGAGACCGAGACCGTCGAGAAGGAAACGCTGTACATCGAGCAGAGCCCGCAGCTCCAGTTCAACCAGCAGTGGATGATGGGCAAGCAGCAGATCCTCCAGCAGATCATGGATCAGATCGGCGTCGACCGCGTCATCGTCCAGGAGATCATCGACGGCTCCGGCATGGGCGGCATGATGGGCGGTATGGGCGGCATGATGGGTGGCGCCGGCGGCGAGGACCTCGGCGACATCGAGGACGCCCTCGAGGACGCCGACGTCGACGCCGACGAAATCGTCGACGAACTCGACGAGGAATAG
- the pyrB gene encoding aspartate carbamoyltransferase — protein MRHDHLLTAKQLSRADIEEVLSRAREFADDPAAHADRHPGALLALCFFEPSTRTKMSFETAAKRLGGDVIDMGSVESSSVKKGESLADTVRVIEGYADGIVLRHPSQGAAQMASEFVDVPLVNAGDGAGHHPSQTLLDLYTIDEHAGLDDLTIGIMGDLKYGRTVHSLAHALTNFDARQHFISPESLRLPRSVRYDLHESGANVREHEDLEAVLSELDVLYVTRIQRERFPDEEEYETVAGQYRIDAETLDAARDDLAVMHPLPRVDEIDPGVDDLPNATYFDQAHNGVPVRMALLDLLLE, from the coding sequence ATGCGCCACGACCACTTGCTCACCGCGAAACAGCTCTCGCGGGCGGACATCGAGGAGGTCCTCTCGCGAGCGCGGGAGTTCGCGGACGACCCGGCCGCGCACGCGGACCGACATCCCGGTGCGCTGCTCGCGCTCTGTTTCTTCGAGCCGAGCACGCGCACGAAGATGAGCTTCGAGACGGCCGCCAAGCGCCTCGGCGGGGACGTCATCGACATGGGCTCCGTCGAGTCCTCTTCCGTGAAGAAGGGCGAGTCGCTCGCGGACACCGTCCGCGTCATCGAGGGGTACGCGGACGGCATCGTCCTCCGGCACCCGAGTCAGGGCGCCGCGCAGATGGCGAGCGAGTTCGTGGACGTCCCGCTCGTGAACGCGGGCGACGGCGCGGGACACCACCCGAGTCAGACGCTCCTCGACCTCTACACCATCGACGAGCACGCGGGCCTCGACGACCTCACTATCGGCATCATGGGCGACCTGAAGTACGGCCGGACGGTCCACTCGCTCGCGCACGCGCTCACGAACTTCGACGCCCGCCAGCACTTCATCAGCCCGGAGAGCCTCCGCCTCCCGCGCTCGGTGCGCTACGACCTCCACGAGTCGGGCGCGAACGTCCGCGAGCACGAGGACCTCGAGGCCGTCCTCTCCGAGCTCGACGTCCTCTACGTGACGCGCATCCAGCGCGAGCGCTTCCCGGACGAGGAGGAGTACGAGACGGTCGCCGGCCAGTACCGAATCGACGCCGAGACGCTCGACGCGGCGAGGGACGACCTCGCGGTGATGCACCCGCTCCCGCGCGTCGACGAGATCGACCCCGGAGTGGACGACCTGCCGAACGCGACGTACTTCGACCAGGCGCACAACGGCGTTCCCGTCCGCATGGCGCTCCTCGACCTCCTCCTCGAGTAA
- a CDS encoding RNA-binding protein, whose translation MSVPFHYIDLRTFCYDTEDEKRVEAALRHFLPEEFEVQRAESTGHNGDRIVVLSARVENADGMRHVIERLREGADLGRLREELDQRVNENCAFMAHIDKQAAFRGEVRLGEGISFRAKVEAYPATREAAVENAREAL comes from the coding sequence ATGAGCGTTCCCTTCCACTACATCGACCTGCGGACGTTTTGCTACGACACGGAGGACGAGAAGCGCGTCGAGGCGGCTCTCCGGCACTTCCTCCCCGAGGAGTTCGAGGTCCAGCGCGCGGAGAGCACCGGCCACAACGGCGACCGCATCGTCGTGCTGTCCGCGCGCGTGGAGAACGCCGACGGGATGCGCCACGTCATCGAGCGCCTGCGCGAGGGCGCGGACCTCGGTCGGCTCCGCGAGGAGCTCGACCAGCGCGTGAACGAGAACTGCGCGTTCATGGCCCACATCGACAAGCAGGCGGCGTTCCGGGGGGAGGTGCGCCTCGGCGAGGGCATCTCCTTCCGTGCGAAGGTCGAGGCCTACCCGGCGACGCGCGAGGCGGCCGTCGAGAACGCCCGCGAGGCGCTCTGA
- the pyrI gene encoding aspartate carbamoyltransferase regulatory subunit, which translates to MTEKDTELRVSKIRDGTVIDHVPAGEALHVLAILGIDGSGGESVSLGMNVPSGRMGQKDIVKVEGREMSQAELDVLSLIAPDATVNIVREYEVAEKTEIEPPAEVVGLLHCPNRHCITNAGEPVETRFDVISEGVRCAYCETIVREDITDHLAV; encoded by the coding sequence ATGACCGAGAAAGACACCGAACTCCGCGTCTCCAAGATCCGCGACGGCACCGTCATCGACCACGTTCCCGCCGGCGAAGCCCTCCACGTCCTCGCCATCCTCGGCATCGACGGGAGCGGCGGCGAGAGCGTCAGCCTCGGGATGAACGTTCCGAGCGGGCGGATGGGGCAGAAGGACATCGTGAAGGTCGAGGGCCGCGAGATGAGTCAGGCCGAACTCGACGTCCTCTCGCTCATCGCGCCGGACGCCACCGTGAACATCGTTCGGGAGTACGAGGTCGCGGAGAAGACCGAAATCGAGCCCCCGGCGGAGGTCGTCGGCCTCCTCCACTGCCCGAACCGCCACTGCATCACGAACGCCGGCGAACCCGTCGAGACGCGTTTCGACGTCATCTCCGAGGGCGTCCGATGCGCGTACTGCGAGACCATCGTCCGCGAGGACATCACCGACCACCTCGCCGTCTGA
- a CDS encoding class I SAM-dependent methyltransferase, whose amino-acid sequence MKKDVDEHAERFDELAATYDESSGDQYMECLRLVVEHADPRGDDTVLDLGCGTGAVALSLADGAGRVVGRDVSEGMLSKARQKASDRGLSNVEFGEGSFREPNYDGEATIVTSNFALHHLDDDAKRDAIDVMAGYDPRRIVLGDVMLFGLPDPEAPFYDPEVDDPATVGVLVEAFTDAGYAVTAVERVHPQVGVIVAERR is encoded by the coding sequence ATGAAGAAGGACGTCGACGAACACGCTGAGCGCTTCGACGAGCTCGCCGCGACGTACGACGAGTCGTCCGGCGACCAGTACATGGAGTGTCTGCGGCTCGTCGTCGAGCACGCGGACCCGAGAGGGGACGACACCGTGCTCGACTTGGGTTGTGGGACGGGCGCAGTCGCGCTCTCGCTCGCCGACGGGGCGGGACGCGTCGTCGGGCGGGACGTCAGCGAGGGGATGCTCTCGAAGGCGCGCCAGAAGGCCTCAGACCGCGGCCTCTCGAACGTCGAGTTCGGCGAGGGGAGCTTCCGCGAGCCGAACTACGACGGCGAGGCCACAATCGTCACGTCGAACTTCGCGCTCCACCACCTCGACGACGACGCGAAACGCGACGCCATCGACGTGATGGCGGGTTACGACCCGCGCCGGATCGTCCTCGGGGACGTGATGCTCTTCGGACTTCCGGACCCCGAGGCCCCCTTCTACGATCCCGAGGTGGACGACCCGGCGACCGTGGGCGTGCTCGTCGAGGCGTTCACGGACGCGGGCTACGCCGTCACGGCCGTCGAGCGGGTTCACCCGCAGGTCGGCGTCATCGTCGCCGAGCGCCGATGA